Proteins encoded within one genomic window of Bacillus sp. F19:
- the recU gene encoding Holliday junction resolvase RecU, protein MIFRYPNGKTYNPGTAPPKQRQPKETYSNRGMTLEEDLNETNRYYLDRGIAVIHKKPTPVQIVNVDFPNRSAAVIREAYFKQSSTTDYNGVYKGKYIDFEAKETRSSTSFPLQNFHEHQIRHMKMVLDQGGLSFVILSAFQTFYLMEAAILLEFWERKENGGRKSITKKEIELTSHPIPLGYQPRIDYIKVLEKLYFL, encoded by the coding sequence ATGATTTTTCGTTATCCTAACGGAAAAACGTATAACCCGGGAACTGCTCCGCCTAAACAGCGCCAGCCGAAAGAAACATACAGCAACAGAGGGATGACGCTTGAGGAAGATTTGAATGAGACAAACCGTTATTATTTAGACAGAGGCATCGCTGTCATCCATAAAAAGCCTACCCCTGTTCAAATAGTAAATGTTGATTTCCCTAATCGGAGTGCCGCTGTCATCCGCGAAGCTTATTTCAAACAGTCATCTACAACGGACTACAACGGTGTTTATAAGGGAAAGTATATTGATTTTGAAGCTAAAGAAACCAGGAGCTCCACTTCTTTTCCGCTTCAAAACTTCCATGAACATCAGATCAGGCATATGAAAATGGTGCTTGATCAGGGGGGATTATCTTTTGTCATTCTCTCTGCCTTCCAAACATTTTATCTGATGGAAGCAGCCATCCTTCTTGAATTTTGGGAGAGAAAAGAAAACGGCGGAAGAAAATCAATCACAAAAAAAGAAATTGAATTAACATCCCACCCCATTCCGCTTGGCTATCAGCCCAGAATTGATTATATTAAAGTATTGGAAAAACTATATTTTCTCTAA
- a CDS encoding PBP1A family penicillin-binding protein, with protein MSDQYNSREERRKALAQTSKSKNNKPNKPERGSLFKRIMFILVSICLIGMIAGGVTFAVIAAGAPKLDEKKLKDSYSSTIYDKEGNEISEVGAQKRTYISYNDIPKKLEEAVLATEDARFYEHSGVDVIRLGGAVVANITQGFGSQGGSTITQQVIKNSFFTHEKTIKRKIQELWLAIQLEQKYSKHEILEMYLNKIYYHPQYYGVGKAAEGFYGKELKDLELHEAAMLAGIPQSPTNFDPRKNPEAAEKRRNIVLNLMVKQGFVTEQEAEEAKKVPVQSTLVPEKEKSNPYSAYVEQVIEEVKDKTDIDVSSAGAKIYTTIDTDAQKYVEELLNGSEISYPDDNFQAGVTLIDTETGEIRAIGGGRNQNVGDFNYAIDTRRQPGSTIKPVLDYGPAIEYLKWSTYEQIKDEPYSYSNGVKINNFDRSFKGQMSIRDALAESRNIPALKAMQAVGPDKARDFAAGLGIPLEEEIPEAYSIGGFDTGVSPLHMAGAFAAFGNNGIYTEPHAVTKVVLSDGTEIDLSPEPETAMSDYTAYMTTDMMISVVEEGTGTAARVPGVTVAGKTGTTNFSEEDKQKYNVPSGGAKDSWFVGFTPEYSAAVWTGYMKNDEKMHLTKTDQQVAKKIFKEVISEVSSGEEKDFKKPNSVVKVTVENGSNPPKLASKYTPDSKKISEYFVKGTEPTKVSEHYKRLAKPSGFKVDYDQTSNQITLSWDYKDELRDAVSFEISQSVDDSPSQVINKTKDTSMVIPNAVPGSTYKFQVTAVSDDDNSNRSDSAAAVLQIPEAIIEEPVEPEEPEEEPGEGEGEGEGELPPGEELPGEELPGEGELPPGEGELPPGEGELPPGEGDAGGGEDEGQPGEGETPQEPSTPIVPVPPTNPPGNGNGNGDPNGDNG; from the coding sequence ATGTCAGATCAATATAATAGCCGTGAAGAACGCAGAAAAGCGTTAGCACAAACAAGTAAAAGCAAAAACAATAAACCGAATAAACCAGAACGGGGCTCTCTCTTTAAACGCATCATGTTCATTTTAGTTTCCATCTGCCTGATCGGCATGATCGCAGGCGGTGTTACTTTTGCAGTGATTGCTGCAGGGGCTCCGAAGCTTGATGAGAAAAAATTAAAGGATTCCTACTCTTCAACAATCTATGATAAAGAAGGGAATGAAATTTCAGAAGTAGGAGCCCAAAAACGCACCTATATTTCTTATAATGATATTCCCAAAAAATTAGAAGAAGCTGTACTTGCGACTGAGGACGCCCGTTTTTACGAGCATAGCGGTGTGGATGTCATCCGTCTCGGCGGTGCTGTTGTAGCCAACATTACACAGGGTTTCGGCTCACAGGGCGGAAGTACCATCACTCAGCAGGTTATTAAAAATTCCTTTTTCACACATGAGAAAACCATTAAAAGAAAAATACAGGAGCTATGGCTCGCTATTCAATTAGAGCAAAAGTATTCTAAGCATGAGATTCTCGAAATGTATTTAAACAAAATCTATTACCACCCTCAATACTACGGTGTAGGGAAAGCTGCAGAAGGATTTTACGGAAAAGAATTAAAGGATCTTGAACTTCATGAAGCAGCGATGCTTGCAGGCATTCCGCAAAGCCCGACGAATTTTGATCCTAGAAAAAATCCTGAAGCAGCAGAAAAAAGACGAAATATCGTCCTTAACTTAATGGTGAAGCAAGGGTTCGTTACAGAACAAGAAGCAGAAGAAGCTAAGAAAGTGCCTGTGCAGTCAACGCTCGTTCCAGAGAAGGAAAAATCGAATCCTTACAGCGCGTATGTGGAACAAGTTATTGAAGAAGTGAAAGATAAAACGGATATTGATGTAAGTTCAGCGGGTGCAAAAATCTATACAACGATTGATACAGATGCTCAAAAATATGTAGAAGAATTGCTCAATGGCAGTGAAATCAGCTATCCAGATGACAACTTCCAGGCCGGTGTTACCCTCATTGATACTGAAACCGGCGAAATCCGCGCAATTGGCGGAGGCCGGAACCAGAATGTCGGAGACTTTAACTATGCGATTGACACAAGAAGACAACCAGGTTCAACTATTAAGCCAGTGCTTGATTATGGTCCTGCAATCGAATACTTAAAATGGTCAACGTACGAACAAATTAAGGACGAACCTTATTCTTACTCAAATGGAGTCAAAATCAATAACTTTGACAGAAGCTTTAAAGGACAAATGTCCATACGTGATGCACTTGCAGAGTCCCGTAATATTCCTGCTCTTAAAGCCATGCAGGCGGTAGGACCGGATAAAGCACGTGACTTTGCAGCAGGACTTGGCATCCCGCTGGAAGAGGAAATACCGGAAGCTTATTCGATAGGCGGATTTGATACTGGTGTCTCCCCTCTTCATATGGCAGGAGCCTTTGCTGCATTCGGAAATAACGGTATTTACACAGAGCCTCACGCAGTAACAAAAGTTGTTTTAAGCGACGGCACAGAAATAGATCTGTCTCCTGAGCCGGAAACTGCCATGAGCGATTATACAGCTTACATGACAACTGATATGATGATCTCTGTTGTAGAAGAAGGTACAGGTACAGCTGCCCGGGTACCTGGTGTTACTGTGGCAGGAAAAACAGGAACAACGAACTTTTCTGAAGAAGACAAACAAAAATACAACGTACCTTCCGGCGGAGCGAAAGACAGCTGGTTTGTTGGATTTACACCAGAATATTCAGCAGCAGTATGGACTGGATATATGAAAAACGATGAAAAAATGCACTTAACGAAAACAGATCAGCAGGTTGCAAAAAAAATCTTTAAAGAAGTAATTTCAGAGGTTTCAAGCGGTGAAGAAAAAGACTTCAAAAAACCGAATTCCGTCGTTAAAGTAACGGTTGAAAATGGTTCTAACCCGCCGAAGTTAGCAAGCAAATATACTCCTGACAGCAAAAAAATCAGCGAGTACTTTGTAAAAGGAACAGAACCTACAAAGGTGTCAGAGCATTATAAACGTCTTGCTAAACCATCCGGCTTCAAAGTGGATTATGATCAAACAAGCAATCAAATTACACTCAGCTGGGACTATAAAGATGAATTAAGAGACGCTGTATCATTTGAAATCAGCCAATCTGTGGACGATAGTCCTTCACAAGTAATCAATAAAACAAAAGATACAAGTATGGTTATCCCTAATGCTGTTCCAGGTTCGACTTATAAGTTCCAGGTAACGGCAGTAAGCGATGATGACAACTCTAACCGCAGTGATTCTGCTGCTGCTGTTTTACAGATTCCTGAAGCTATCATAGAAGAGCCTGTTGAACCAGAGGAGCCTGAAGAAGAACCAGGTGAAGGTGAAGGTGAAGGTGAAGGTGAACTGCCTCCTGGTGAGGAGCTTCCTGGTGAAGAATTGCCTGGCGAAGGTGAACTGCCTCCTGGCGAAGGTGAACTGCCCCCTGGCGAAGGTGAACTGCCTCCTGGCGAAGGAGATGCTGGCGGCGGTGAGGACGAAGGACAGCCTGGTGAAGGTGAAACACCTCAAGAACCAAGCACCCCGATCGTTCCAGTTCCTCCAACAAATCCTCCTGGCAACGGGAATGGTAATGGTGATCCAAACGGCGACAACGGATAA
- the nth gene encoding endonuclease III — protein MLNKKQIREALDTMGELFPDAHCELNHSNPFELVIAVALSAQCTDVLVNKVTKQLFEKYKTPEDYLSVPIEELQNDIRSIGLYRNKAKNIQKLCTLLLEEYGGVVPKDRDELTKLPGVGRKTANVVVSVAFGVPAIAVDTHVERVSKRLAICKWKDSVLEVEKTLMRKVPQEEWSLTHHRLIFFGRYHCKAQAPKCTECPLLHMCREGQKRMKKGTVRNAAID, from the coding sequence ATGCTGAATAAGAAACAAATCAGAGAAGCTCTTGATACAATGGGGGAGCTGTTTCCTGATGCACATTGTGAACTGAATCATAGCAATCCTTTTGAACTTGTCATCGCGGTGGCTCTTTCTGCACAATGTACAGATGTCCTGGTCAATAAAGTGACGAAACAGCTTTTTGAAAAATACAAAACGCCTGAGGATTATTTATCTGTACCCATTGAAGAGCTCCAAAATGATATCAGATCCATTGGTTTATACCGCAACAAAGCTAAAAACATACAAAAACTCTGCACACTCCTTTTAGAAGAATATGGGGGAGTGGTGCCAAAAGACAGAGACGAGCTGACAAAGCTTCCCGGTGTAGGCCGCAAAACAGCAAATGTCGTTGTTTCAGTCGCATTTGGAGTCCCTGCTATTGCCGTTGATACGCATGTAGAAAGAGTCAGCAAGAGACTTGCTATATGCAAATGGAAAGATTCCGTGCTGGAAGTAGAAAAAACACTTATGCGGAAAGTGCCGCAAGAAGAATGGTCGCTTACTCATCATCGACTCATCTTTTTTGGAAGATACCACTGTAAAGCACAGGCTCCTAAATGCACGGAATGTCCGTTGCTTCACATGTGCCGTGAAGGGCAAAAAAGAATGAAAAAGGGAACGGTGCGGAATGCCGCGATTGATTAA
- a CDS encoding DnaD domain-containing protein, with product MNKEHFVNMQEQGSLSVPAALIMHYHQFGMKEEELVLLLQVNLHLQNGNQFPTPSELSSHMSISVSSCTSLLRSLLQRGFLDIEEYEQASIKYERYSLKPLWGKIYEFLLMKDEKKTEEKQQQENVNLYPVFESEFGRPLSPFEVETLSIWMDQDYHDPIIIKAALKEAVISGKLNFRYIDRILFEWKKNGIRTIDQARNYGKRFRQHQSQPQKQNQSDEEYKRKVPFYNWLES from the coding sequence ATGAATAAGGAACATTTTGTAAACATGCAAGAGCAGGGGTCTTTATCTGTTCCTGCAGCATTAATTATGCATTATCATCAATTTGGAATGAAAGAAGAGGAGCTCGTTTTGCTTTTACAAGTAAATCTCCATCTTCAAAATGGAAATCAGTTTCCTACCCCAAGTGAATTATCAAGTCACATGTCCATATCTGTATCTTCATGTACATCCCTTCTCAGAAGCTTGCTGCAAAGAGGATTTTTAGACATCGAGGAGTATGAGCAAGCTTCCATCAAATACGAACGGTACTCTCTGAAACCTCTATGGGGAAAAATATATGAATTTTTGCTGATGAAAGATGAGAAAAAAACAGAAGAAAAGCAGCAGCAGGAAAACGTAAATTTGTATCCTGTATTTGAAAGTGAATTTGGAAGACCTCTTTCACCTTTTGAAGTTGAGACACTTTCGATCTGGATGGATCAGGATTATCATGATCCGATTATCATAAAAGCAGCTTTAAAAGAGGCGGTCATATCGGGTAAACTTAATTTCAGGTATATTGACAGAATTCTATTTGAGTGGAAGAAAAATGGGATCCGGACAATCGATCAGGCAAGAAATTACGGCAAACGATTCCGTCAGCATCAATCCCAGCCTCAGAAGCAAAATCAATCTGATGAAGAATACAAACGAAAAGTGCCGTTTTATAATTGGCTGGAAAGTTAA
- the asnS gene encoding asparagine--tRNA ligase, protein MKTTIKEVSKFVDKEVTIGAWIANKRSSGKIAFLQLRDGTGFIQGVVVKAEVDEEVFQTAKSITQESSIYVTGIVRVDERSPFGYELGVTGIEVIHESVNYPITPKEHGTEFLMDHRHLWLRSKRQHAVMKIRNEIIRATYEFFNKEGFSKVDPPILTGSAPEGTSELFATKYFDEDAYLSQSGQLYMEAAAMALGKVFSFGPTFRAEKSKTRRHLIEFWMIEPEMAFYEFEDNLVVQENYVSYIVQSVLENCRLELTTLGRDTAKLEQIKAPFPRISYDDAIKFLNEKGFDDIKWGDDFGAPHETAIAESFDKPVFITHYPTAIKPFYMQPAADRDDVVLCADLIAPEGYGEIIGGSQRIHDHELLKQRIVEHDLSPEAYQWYLQLREFGSVPHSGFGLGLERTVAWISGVEHVRESIPFPRLLNRLYP, encoded by the coding sequence GTGAAAACAACAATCAAAGAAGTAAGCAAATTTGTAGATAAAGAAGTCACAATTGGCGCCTGGATTGCGAATAAACGTTCAAGCGGCAAAATTGCCTTTTTGCAATTGCGTGACGGCACGGGCTTCATCCAGGGCGTAGTCGTAAAAGCAGAAGTAGATGAAGAAGTATTCCAGACAGCAAAATCAATTACTCAGGAGTCTTCTATCTATGTAACAGGTATTGTCAGAGTGGACGAGCGTTCACCATTCGGATACGAGCTAGGGGTAACGGGCATAGAAGTGATTCACGAGTCTGTGAACTATCCAATTACGCCAAAAGAACATGGCACAGAATTTTTAATGGACCATCGCCATTTATGGCTGCGCTCTAAGCGTCAGCATGCTGTGATGAAGATCAGAAATGAAATCATCCGTGCGACTTATGAGTTCTTCAATAAAGAAGGATTCTCAAAAGTAGATCCGCCTATCTTAACAGGCAGCGCACCTGAAGGAACATCAGAGCTTTTTGCAACTAAATATTTCGATGAAGATGCATATCTATCACAAAGCGGTCAACTTTACATGGAAGCAGCTGCAATGGCACTTGGAAAGGTCTTTTCATTCGGACCGACGTTCCGTGCTGAAAAATCAAAAACTAGACGCCATTTGATTGAATTTTGGATGATCGAGCCTGAGATGGCCTTCTATGAATTCGAAGACAACCTGGTTGTACAGGAGAACTATGTGTCTTATATCGTGCAAAGCGTTCTTGAAAACTGCAGGCTTGAACTGACAACCCTTGGACGTGATACTGCTAAACTCGAACAAATCAAAGCGCCATTCCCTCGAATTTCATACGACGATGCAATCAAATTCTTAAATGAAAAAGGATTTGATGACATTAAATGGGGCGATGATTTTGGTGCACCGCACGAAACAGCTATCGCAGAAAGCTTTGACAAGCCGGTATTTATAACTCATTACCCTACTGCCATTAAACCTTTCTACATGCAGCCTGCTGCAGACCGCGACGATGTCGTGCTTTGCGCAGACTTAATTGCACCAGAAGGATACGGAGAGATCATCGGCGGATCACAGCGTATCCATGATCATGAACTATTAAAGCAGCGCATTGTGGAGCACGATCTATCACCAGAAGCTTATCAGTGGTACCTGCAGCTGCGTGAATTTGGATCTGTTCCGCATTCAGGATTCGGTCTTGGCCTTGAGCGCACAGTTGCATGGATCAGCGGCGTAGAACACGTCCGCGAATCCATTCCATTCCCTCGTTTGCTTAACAGATTATATCCTTAA
- a CDS encoding pyridoxal phosphate-dependent aminotransferase — translation MKLADRVSALTPSSTLAITAKAKELKAAGHDVIGLGAGEPDFNTPQHIIDAAVHSMNAGQTKYTPAGGLAELKKEIIGKFQKDQHLTYEPGEIIVCTGAKHALYTLFQVLLNKGDEVIIPAPYWVSYPEQVKLADGVPVYVNALEENQFKMTPDQLKDAITDKTKAVIINSPSNPTGMLYSKEELEVLGSICLQHNVLIVSDEIYEKLIYDENAHVSIAEISEELKQQTIIINGVSKSHSMTGWRIGYAAGNEQIIKAMTNLASHSTSNPTSIAQYASIAAYAGSQEPVEEMRKAFEERLNIIYDKLVSIPGITCLKPQGAFYLFPNAKLAAENTGFAKVDDFVEALLEKEKVAIVPGSGFGAPDNVRLSYATSLHTLEEALVRIDRFVKENSVH, via the coding sequence ATGAAATTAGCCGATAGAGTATCTGCATTAACACCTTCATCCACTTTAGCAATTACAGCAAAAGCAAAAGAGCTTAAAGCCGCCGGTCATGATGTGATTGGACTTGGAGCTGGGGAGCCTGATTTTAATACCCCACAGCATATAATTGATGCAGCTGTTCATTCAATGAATGCAGGGCAGACAAAATATACACCTGCAGGCGGACTTGCAGAGCTGAAAAAAGAAATTATCGGCAAGTTTCAGAAGGACCAGCATCTTACGTATGAACCGGGTGAAATTATCGTCTGCACAGGTGCAAAGCATGCTCTCTACACACTTTTTCAAGTTCTTCTCAATAAAGGGGATGAAGTAATCATTCCTGCTCCTTATTGGGTAAGCTATCCTGAACAAGTCAAGCTTGCAGATGGTGTGCCTGTATATGTTAACGCGCTCGAAGAGAATCAGTTTAAAATGACTCCGGATCAGCTTAAAGATGCAATTACGGATAAAACGAAGGCTGTCATCATTAACTCTCCGAGCAATCCAACAGGAATGCTTTATTCAAAAGAAGAGCTTGAAGTGCTGGGAAGCATCTGCCTTCAGCATAATGTGCTGATTGTTTCAGATGAAATTTATGAAAAATTAATTTATGACGAAAATGCTCATGTATCCATTGCCGAGATTTCTGAGGAATTAAAGCAGCAGACAATCATCATTAACGGTGTTTCAAAATCGCATTCGATGACTGGATGGAGAATAGGGTACGCCGCCGGAAATGAGCAAATCATTAAAGCAATGACAAACCTTGCAAGCCACAGCACATCGAATCCGACTTCAATTGCTCAATATGCATCGATTGCTGCATATGCAGGTTCACAGGAACCGGTGGAAGAGATGAGAAAAGCATTTGAAGAACGCCTGAACATTATTTATGATAAGCTTGTTTCGATTCCTGGAATTACATGCTTAAAGCCTCAGGGAGCTTTTTATCTTTTCCCTAATGCCAAGCTTGCGGCAGAAAATACCGGCTTTGCAAAGGTAGATGACTTTGTAGAAGCATTGCTTGAAAAAGAAAAAGTGGCGATTGTCCCTGGATCCGGTTTTGGAGCACCTGACAATGTAAGGCTTTCATATGCAACTTCTCTTCATACACTAGAAGAAGCTTTAGTCAGAATTGATCGATTTGTAAAAGAAAACAGTGTTCATTGA
- a CDS encoding DUF5590 domain-containing protein produces MGKKIIIGASVLAVFLLVALGAFINVYHAAMAQKNDGHEEAIARALKETDLKNAESVETFNGLKQYYVITGLNKSNEAVYVWVPEDSKEKPVVKLAADGITEKKALEIVKAEQNPEKVISVKLGMEKTIPVWEVKYIDDQNRYTYDLINFSNGELRKHIAIKK; encoded by the coding sequence ATGGGGAAAAAAATAATAATCGGAGCAAGCGTTTTAGCCGTTTTTCTTCTGGTTGCACTAGGAGCCTTTATCAACGTTTATCATGCAGCCATGGCTCAAAAAAACGATGGACATGAAGAAGCTATTGCACGTGCATTGAAGGAAACGGACCTGAAAAATGCCGAAAGTGTTGAAACATTTAATGGCCTTAAACAATATTACGTAATAACAGGCTTGAATAAGAGCAATGAGGCTGTTTACGTATGGGTTCCTGAGGACAGCAAGGAAAAACCTGTGGTGAAGCTTGCAGCTGACGGCATTACAGAAAAAAAAGCGCTGGAAATTGTAAAAGCAGAACAAAATCCTGAAAAAGTGATAAGTGTCAAGCTTGGAATGGAAAAGACCATACCGGTTTGGGAAGTAAAATATATTGACGATCAAAATCGATATACATATGATTTAATAAATTTCAGCAATGGTGAACTAAGAAAGCATATTGCGATTAAAAAATAG
- a CDS encoding YpmA family protein produces the protein MESKIEILSTVTVEHSDDLYKIVDGLNRTLKRENLMFGLALDQDDKNKAVFTIYRT, from the coding sequence ATGGAAAGTAAAATTGAAATTTTATCAACCGTAACCGTAGAGCACTCAGATGACCTCTATAAAATTGTCGATGGGTTAAATCGGACGTTGAAGAGAGAAAATTTGATGTTTGGGCTTGCACTTGATCAGGATGATAAAAATAAAGCCGTATTTACGATTTACAGAACGTAG
- the dinG gene encoding ATP-dependent DNA helicase DinG, whose protein sequence is MKQRFVVIDVETTGNSPKKGDRIIQLAAVVIDNGKVAERFSSFVNPLKPIPLFIEQLTGISNEMVKDAAPFEEIAERVSALLSDAYFVAHNVHFDLSFIQEELERSGMQRFTGPVLDTVELSRIVFPGADSYKLSELCEELNIRHDNPHRADSDAEVTGELFIHILKKLAWLPPATLQALKRLSRSFISDIEDVLEDIISERLLNLSEPEHIEVFRSIAIKKHSKQAHDHDSRLTEDFQAFSNRLMSRNGPIAGQFQQYEMRAEQVKMMQEIYESFQSHQHALIEAGTGTGKTLAYLIPVIYYAISERKSVLVSTYTTALQQQVMAKEFPMLRKAIEQPFHMTVLKGKSHYLCLRKFEKYLHEDDYNYDNILTKAQLLIWLTETETGDFDELNLPSGGKLLWQRLHYDEKSSNSDKNPWLSRCFFKRAYENAKKADVVITNHSLLLSSISSSSPLLDDVEEVIIDEAHHFERIACEHLGTRMHYLTLQALTNQLGNLYTNGLLRRTQDLFSKNGLNDTFLEMDVIVKQLVEDNGVLFSTLHSYVLQNEKEVQTNRITHRFKHNQKQSRKWLAILEVAARVKFQLHDLMKIMNKQKEDFHKINNEEESFILYEYFAVLDKFGAAYKDLDTLFFKEQLEAVKWIEIESRGAKNAVSVYSQPVSVSEQLADGFFAEMKSVILTSATLTVDHSFDYMIRELGLADYYPKTFIIKSPFAYKKQAKLMIPSDFPAVQHVTLDEYTAAIAKNVSTIAKATKGKLLVLFTAYDMLKKTHLLLKADSSLEDFMIMGQGGGSISKLTKNFRQFDQAILLGTGTFWEGMDFPGDELTTLIIVRLPFSPPDDPVVAAKCEQITKQGENAFYNYSLPEAILKFKQGFGRLVRTDRDKGLLFVFDKRIIEAKYGRHFIASLPSIDVHVEPMERLHNEIILWNHNE, encoded by the coding sequence ATGAAACAAAGATTTGTTGTAATAGATGTTGAAACGACTGGAAATTCTCCAAAGAAAGGGGATCGTATTATTCAGCTTGCAGCCGTAGTGATTGATAACGGCAAGGTGGCAGAGCGTTTTTCAAGCTTTGTCAATCCGCTGAAGCCAATTCCTCTTTTTATTGAGCAATTAACCGGTATTTCAAATGAAATGGTAAAGGATGCAGCCCCGTTTGAAGAAATTGCTGAAAGAGTCTCTGCTCTTTTAAGTGATGCTTATTTCGTGGCGCATAACGTTCATTTTGATCTTTCCTTTATACAAGAAGAACTCGAACGCAGCGGGATGCAGAGATTTACTGGACCTGTGCTTGACACAGTTGAGCTCTCAAGAATTGTTTTTCCGGGAGCAGACAGCTATAAATTGTCTGAGCTGTGCGAAGAGCTGAACATCAGGCATGACAATCCCCATCGTGCCGACAGCGATGCAGAGGTAACTGGGGAGCTGTTTATTCATATTCTAAAAAAATTAGCATGGCTGCCTCCAGCCACTCTTCAAGCGCTGAAGCGTTTATCACGCTCGTTTATCAGCGATATTGAAGATGTACTGGAAGATATCATATCTGAGAGGCTGCTTAATCTTAGTGAACCTGAGCATATTGAAGTCTTTCGCTCAATTGCAATTAAAAAACATTCCAAACAAGCTCATGATCATGATAGCCGGCTTACAGAGGATTTTCAGGCCTTTTCAAATCGGCTGATGAGCAGAAACGGCCCAATTGCAGGACAATTTCAGCAGTATGAAATGCGGGCTGAGCAAGTGAAAATGATGCAGGAAATTTATGAGTCCTTTCAATCTCATCAGCATGCGTTAATAGAAGCGGGTACAGGAACCGGAAAAACGCTTGCCTATTTAATCCCGGTCATTTATTACGCAATATCTGAAAGAAAAAGTGTATTAGTCAGTACATATACAACCGCTTTGCAGCAGCAGGTTATGGCAAAAGAATTTCCAATGCTCCGAAAAGCCATTGAACAGCCCTTCCATATGACGGTTCTTAAAGGCAAGTCCCATTATTTATGCCTGCGCAAATTCGAAAAATACCTGCATGAAGATGATTACAACTACGATAATATTTTAACGAAAGCACAGCTCTTAATATGGCTGACCGAAACAGAGACAGGGGACTTTGATGAACTGAATTTGCCTTCTGGGGGGAAATTGCTCTGGCAAAGACTTCATTATGATGAGAAATCATCAAATTCAGATAAAAATCCCTGGCTTTCACGCTGCTTTTTCAAAAGAGCATATGAAAACGCCAAAAAAGCAGATGTTGTGATAACCAATCATTCTCTTTTGCTTTCAAGCATCTCATCTTCAAGTCCTTTACTTGATGATGTAGAGGAAGTGATCATTGATGAAGCACATCATTTTGAGAGAATCGCTTGCGAACATTTAGGCACAAGAATGCACTATTTAACCCTGCAGGCTTTAACAAATCAGCTTGGAAACCTGTATACAAACGGCTTGCTTCGAAGAACACAGGATCTTTTTTCGAAGAATGGGTTAAATGATACCTTTCTTGAGATGGATGTCATCGTAAAACAGCTCGTAGAAGACAATGGGGTGCTGTTCAGCACCCTGCACAGCTATGTCCTTCAAAATGAAAAAGAAGTGCAAACGAACAGGATCACTCACCGTTTTAAACATAACCAAAAGCAGAGCAGAAAATGGCTTGCCATTTTAGAGGTGGCAGCAAGAGTGAAATTTCAGCTGCATGATTTAATGAAAATCATGAATAAACAAAAAGAAGATTTTCACAAGATAAATAATGAAGAAGAATCCTTTATTCTTTATGAATATTTTGCCGTACTTGATAAATTCGGGGCTGCATACAAGGATTTGGACACACTTTTTTTCAAAGAACAATTAGAAGCTGTCAAATGGATAGAAATTGAATCAAGGGGAGCTAAAAATGCTGTCAGTGTCTATTCACAGCCCGTTTCTGTATCTGAACAATTGGCAGATGGATTTTTCGCAGAGATGAAAAGCGTAATTCTGACTTCAGCTACCCTGACTGTAGATCATTCATTTGATTACATGATCAGAGAACTTGGTCTTGCGGACTATTATCCGAAGACCTTTATCATAAAATCGCCGTTTGCTTATAAAAAACAGGCAAAATTAATGATTCCTTCAGATTTTCCAGCTGTGCAGCATGTGACCCTTGATGAATACACGGCAGCTATTGCTAAAAATGTTTCAACTATTGCAAAGGCCACAAAAGGAAAGCTGCTCGTATTGTTTACGGCTTATGACATGCTGAAAAAAACACACCTGCTCTTAAAGGCCGATTCCAGCCTGGAAGATTTTATGATCATGGGTCAGGGAGGCGGCAGCATTTCAAAGCTTACAAAGAATTTCCGTCAATTTGATCAGGCTATTCTTCTTGGAACGGGCACTTTTTGGGAAGGCATGGATTTCCCAGGTGATGAACTGACAACTTTGATTATCGTCAGACTTCCTTTTTCTCCGCCCGATGATCCAGTTGTTGCAGCAAAATGCGAACAGATAACAAAGCAGGGGGAAAATGCTTTTTACAACTATTCACTTCCTGAAGCAATCCTGAAATTTAAACAGGGCTTCGGCAGACTTGTCAGGACTGATAGGGATAAAGGACTGCTCTTTGTATTTGATAAACGAATTATTGAAGCGAAGTACGGCAGACACTTTATTGCATCCTTGCCGTCCATAGATGTCCATGTAGAGCCTATGGAGCGCCTTCATAATGAAATTATCCTCTGGAATCATAATGAATGA